The following coding sequences lie in one Arabidopsis thaliana chromosome 3, partial sequence genomic window:
- a CDS encoding uncharacterized protein (unknown protein; FUNCTIONS IN: molecular_function unknown; INVOLVED IN: biological_process unknown; LOCATED IN: chloroplast; EXPRESSED IN: 23 plant structures; EXPRESSED DURING: 13 growth stages; BEST Arabidopsis thaliana protein match is: unknown protein (TAIR:AT2G43945.1); Has 292 Blast hits to 292 proteins in 84 species: Archae - 0; Bacteria - 122; Metazoa - 0; Fungi - 0; Plants - 46; Viruses - 0; Other Eukaryotes - 124 (source: NCBI BLink).), whose product MSSALPLKLLLPLTTTSLLPSPFRSDNPNFYRRRSSSSTSCSSQSQSFQLFSVRRRRSRSSSPSIPMCFPEQTRDQDDVDSWVNKEDNVTCRFDSDEDTTTTGLRIPTQAQAIVEGPGSLAVSELQRVPDVDYIQELLAIQQQGPRTIGFFGTRNMGFMHQELIQILSYAMVITKNHIYTSGAAGTNAAVIRGALRAERPELLTVILPQSLKKQPPESQELLSKVQNVIEKPHNDHLPLLEASRLCNMDIISQVQQIICFAFHDSKLLMETCQEARNLRKIVTLFYLD is encoded by the exons ATGAGTTCGGCTCTACCTTTGAAGCTTTTGTTGCCTCTTACAACAACTTCATTGCTACCTTCTCCTTTCCGATCGGATAACCCTAACTTCTATCGCCGTCGTTCCTCTTCCTCTACTTCGTGTTCTTCTCAATCCCAATCGTTTCAGCTTTTCTCTGTTAGACGACGCCGATCCAGATCCTCCTCTCCCTCTATTCCCATG TGCTTTCCTGAACAAACGAGAGATCAAGACGACGTGGATAGTTGGGTGAACAAAGAGGACAATGTGACTTGTAGGTTTGACTCAGATGAAgacaccaccaccaccggaCTCCGGATTCCAACACAAGCTCAAGCTATCGTTGAAGGACCTGGTTCACTTGCTGTGTCGGAGCTACAACGAGTCCCTGATGTAGATTATATACAA GAACTGTTGGCTATACAGCAACAAGGACCAAGAACAATTGGCTTCTTTGGAACTAGAAATATGGGTTTCATGCATCAAGAGCTCATTCAGATTCTTAGCTATGCTATGGTTATAACT AAAAACCATATCTACACATCAGGTGCAGCTGGAACCAATGCAGCTGTTATAAGAGGTGCACTTAGAGCAGAGAGACCAGAGCTTCTTACAGTTATCTTACCTCAAAGTTTGAAAAAGCAACCTCCTGAAAGCCAGGAACTACTGTCAAAA GTACAAAACGTGATAGAAAAGCCTCACAACGACCATTTACCGTTATTAGAAGCCAGCAG GCTATGTAACATGGATATCATATCACAAGTGCAACAAATCATTTGCTTTGCGTTTCATGATAGTAAGCTTCTCATGGAGACATGTCAAGAAGCTAGAAATCTCCGGAAGATTGTTACCCTCTTCTACCTGGATTGA